Genomic DNA from Paenibacillus donghaensis:
ACCGATCATGATGGGTGTATTTTCTTTTGAGATGCCCGCCGCGTTACCATTATATTGGGCGGTTGGCGGTATATTCATTATCGTGCAAACGATCATACTCAATAAAATGTACACGAAGCCAAATGTAGCGAGTAAAAACCTCCCTACCGGTGTAGAAGATTTATAAAATTGAACCAGTTATATAACAATACTAAATACAAGGCATCTGAGACGCGACCTCAGATGCTTTGTTTTTTATGTGAGGATAGCATCATATTCGCTAGATTCGACCTCTTTTAATAACTGCAGCATTTCTGGAGGGTGGACTAAGGTTTCACCGCTGACAATCTCTTCGCGGATGCGAATGATATTTAATTTTAGTTGCTTGGCAAGTTTGAGTTCGGCTGGGCGGGAATATTTCATGGGCATCCGCCCAAGCAACCTTTCCGCGAATGCATATGATGATTATGCCTACTCATTGAAAGGAGCGATCACATATGGGATTTTTTCCAACGCCGGGAACCGGCGGAGGATTCCCGGGGTTCCCGGGCGGACCTGGCGTGCCGGGAGGATCGGGTTTTCCAGGTGGAAGTCCCGGTGGATTTCCGGGGACTCCGGGACCTCCAGGAGGTGCACCGGGAGGCGTTCAAGCGCCGACGGCTCCTCCACCGCAATTCCTACCGCAAATGCCGGTCACCACATTTGCCATCGACCCGGGCGGGATCAGACGCTGTTTGTTCCGTAACACATACATTTGGCTGAACAACGGCGAGCAATTCTGGTTCTTCCCGGTATTCGTCGGACGTAATTCTATTGCAGGGTTCAGATGGTTCGGTTTCTCCTGGGCATACTTCGGCATTGATTTGAATCGGATTAGCTCGTTCACATGCTTCTAAGCAGACAGCGAAAGAGAACAGCCTACGGGCTGTTCTCTTTGTTATGCTGCTTCTCGTGTCTGCGGTTGTGAGCAAGGCGAGTTATGCGGTTAACGGTGAAAGAGCTAATCACTTTTCTTAACAAAAGGGTAATTACATTAGATTAAGAAAGAGTATATTTTATCTGCAATTAATTTCAACGTCAATCTTCTAACTCATATGTTTGATAGTATTTTTAACATATAATCTCTTTAATACCTAAAGGAGGTGAATTTTATATGAAAACGGAAGAACAAGAATTGCTTGCAGCCATTTTGGAAGTCACCGAAGAATTTGATAGCGTCATTACACGTGAGAACAACGTCAATAACATTCACTAGCAACTCTCCGCAGCCCAGCCTCCTCATTGAATCTCCAAATGAGGAGGTATTCTCTTCATTATGGAGGTCTTGGAATGGTAAAAACTGCGCTTATATACCCTCCTATCAGCGATCCTACTTCGGGTTATCACAGCCTTTGTTGTTTGGCGGGCTATGCGCGGCAATTCGGCTTTGAAGATATTGATATTATTGACAGCAACATTGACTCATGGCTGTATACCGTAGCACCTGAGCAAATCGGGAGAACCATGCAATATATCAATGAACGAACTGCGCAGCTTCAAGCACTGGAACAACCCACGCCCATTGAACAAATGGAGCTTTTTTACGCGCTCAAAGTACAAGACATGAATTTTGTCGAGGCGCTGCCAGCCGCGTTGCATACTTTCCGTCATGAAACAGAATTTTTTGACTACAGGATGTATACCAGCGCCGTTGAGACGGTAATGCTCTGGATGGATGCCTTATCTTTAAAGGGCTTCCCGGGGCAATTCAAGGGGTTCAGCTTAGCCACCACCGGATTTTTCAATATATTTAGCTCCTTGGATATGCGCGATACTCGAATCACCGAAGTGATCTCTCAACCTTTCACCGACTATTTCAGGAACGAATTGATTCCTGGCATCATCATAGGCGACTATTCCCTCGTTGGTATCAGTATCACCTATGTCGCCCAAATTCCTTTCGCACTCAGCATGGCACAGCACATTCGGAGAAGCTGCCCGGAAATCCGGATTATATTTGGCGGTACCCCCGTCTCTGATTACTGGAAATATATTTTGAACAAAACCGATTTTTATGCGGTATTTGACTCTGCAGACGCCTGCATCATCGGTGAAGGTGAAAGTGCCTTGGTCTCTATCCTCCAGGCATTGAAGCACAATAAGCCGTTGCCTGCGTCTCCGAATATTGCACTGCATCCCCGATATCAAGCCGTGCCTGACACATCCGCGCTGGAAATCAAATACGAAGATATCTGCTCCTTTCCGGCGCCGGAGTACAGCAAGCTGCCCTGGGAGAAATACCTATCCCCATTTCCGTTCATTTACTATTCTCCTTCGCGGGGATGTTATTGGAACCGGTGCACCTTTTGTGATTACGGCTTGAATACCGATTCGCCTACCAGTCCCTGGCGGCAATACCCGCTGGATAAAATTATGGAAGATTTGAGGACGCTCGCCGTCACCTACAAATATATTTATTTCTCAGTGGACGTGCTTTCTCCGGCCTTGCTGTTGAAGCTGGCGGCGGCGATCCTGGAAGAAGGCCTCGACATGGAGCGGAGATCCGGTTGGAGGAATACTGGACGCCTGAACGCTGTGATTTGCTGCATAAAAGCGGATGTACCGCCATCTCGGTCGGATTTGAATCCGGCAACCAACGGATATTGA
This window encodes:
- a CDS encoding transporter — protein: MGFFPTPGTGGGFPGFPGGPGVPGGSGFPGGSPGGFPGTPGPPGGAPGGVQAPTAPPPQFLPQMPVTTFAIDPGGIRRCLFRNTYIWLNNGEQFWFFPVFVGRNSIAGFRWFGFSWAYFGIDLNRISSFTCF
- a CDS encoding B12-binding domain-containing radical SAM protein, which translates into the protein MVKTALIYPPISDPTSGYHSLCCLAGYARQFGFEDIDIIDSNIDSWLYTVAPEQIGRTMQYINERTAQLQALEQPTPIEQMELFYALKVQDMNFVEALPAALHTFRHETEFFDYRMYTSAVETVMLWMDALSLKGFPGQFKGFSLATTGFFNIFSSLDMRDTRITEVISQPFTDYFRNELIPGIIIGDYSLVGISITYVAQIPFALSMAQHIRRSCPEIRIIFGGTPVSDYWKYILNKTDFYAVFDSADACIIGEGESALVSILQALKHNKPLPASPNIALHPRYQAVPDTSALEIKYEDICSFPAPEYSKLPWEKYLSPFPFIYYSPSRGCYWNRCTFCDYGLNTDSPTSPWRQYPLDKIMEDLRTLAVTYKYIYFSVDVLSPALLLKLAAAILEEGLDMERRSGWRNTGRLNAVICCIKADVPPSRSDLNPATNGY